A region from the uncultured Bacteroides sp. genome encodes:
- a CDS encoding HU family DNA-binding protein, giving the protein MAAMYDFRENPNPSGDGKKQPLHPRIVSSGTIRTRRLLEEISEASTFTVGDLEGVLSALTEKISNYLVDGYHVELGNIGYFSAKLKARPVMDKKEIRSNSIYFDNVNFRASAWFKKHTRGFVERVSKYGFRSSSALSEAERKKRLEQYLDKNAFITRTAYTNITGRLKNKALNDLNLFVNQGVIERIGRGNQLLFVRTVTEK; this is encoded by the coding sequence ATGGCAGCAATGTATGATTTCAGAGAGAACCCAAACCCGAGCGGCGACGGTAAAAAACAACCCCTTCACCCACGTATTGTGTCGAGCGGCACCATCCGCACCCGCCGGTTATTGGAAGAAATTTCGGAAGCCTCCACCTTCACGGTGGGAGATCTGGAAGGAGTGCTCAGCGCACTGACCGAAAAGATATCCAACTACCTGGTAGACGGGTATCATGTGGAACTTGGCAACATCGGCTATTTTTCGGCCAAGCTCAAAGCTCGTCCCGTAATGGATAAAAAAGAGATCCGTTCAAACTCTATCTACTTCGACAATGTGAACTTCCGTGCTTCCGCCTGGTTCAAAAAGCACACCCGCGGATTCGTGGAACGCGTAAGCAAATACGGTTTCCGCTCTTCATCCGCACTGAGCGAGGCCGAACGTAAAAAGAGGTTGGAACAGTATCTTGATAAAAACGCATTTATCACCCGCACGGCCTATACCAACATCACCGGCCGGTTAAAGAACAAGGCGCTCAACGACCTCAATCTATTTGTAAATCAGGGAGTTATAGAGCGGATAGGTCGTGGAAATCAACTTCTTTTCGTGCGAACAGTTACAGAAAAATAA
- a CDS encoding TonB-dependent receptor has protein sequence MKQYITLSLFSILSIFSAGAQQIKGRVIDGVTSEPLPFANILVVNKDSSAVSVGTVTDMDGNFLLVSKKEKEAVRISYLGYLSKDTVIVRNELNKITLAQDAKMLGEVVVKGVRNHFKMENGGIAMDVASSPLKNIGTANDVLEKLPFVVKEGDAFTVLGKGKPLIYINNRLVRNENELERLASGNIKKVTVITNPGPEYDATVSAVIRIEAIRPPGEGLGGELLGGIKAARLLSANGSLDLNYRKNKLDLFAYYGYTDDRRKVKMKWEQSLKSDSRTTGINSGDKERSGRREHYVETGLNYEFNEHHSAGVQYTYDGTPYARVNMGMQSEMYINDALSEEFPTTALVNIDRNSHLLNTYYVGDLFSWLKAQLDFDYAKGNNETLQNSWSGRETDENVNTKSLQNYHLYAGKLSLITPLRKGELKYGTEFSRTTNEQNYIVIDNEGAEDLTSNTNLSRQKMFAAFANYSNTIGKWTLGAGVRFENTGFDYFEDGTKMDGQSRTYTDFFPNASVSYRTERIQMMLGYRSTIERPSYYQLRNSVQYDNPYTYEAGNPYLKPTRIDDITYTLLWGKIKVMAAYKLYDNFSLLLPGQYEDKDIIMFRPENLKNVRNLSAFGYYSPHFGIWEPVAGIGILKDILSYGEIVNRSYEKPYLRYSLKNTLRLPAGFTVMIDFQGNSKGHSSLDYMYDNFRMDMQVTKTFMNDKLVLNMKGTDITGSYRQKYLMDVYPVTSFINKDLDSRSFQLSIRYKFNASRSKYKGTSASEEERQRM, from the coding sequence ATGAAACAGTACATAACACTATCTCTTTTTTCGATTCTATCGATCTTTTCTGCTGGAGCACAGCAAATCAAAGGAAGAGTCATTGACGGAGTAACTTCTGAGCCTTTGCCTTTTGCCAACATTTTAGTAGTGAATAAAGATTCTTCGGCGGTATCTGTCGGAACAGTGACGGATATGGATGGCAACTTTTTACTTGTGTCTAAAAAGGAAAAAGAGGCTGTCCGTATAAGTTATTTGGGGTATCTGAGCAAAGATACGGTTATCGTAAGAAATGAACTTAACAAAATTACACTTGCGCAGGATGCAAAGATGCTGGGAGAAGTTGTTGTGAAGGGAGTGCGGAATCATTTTAAGATGGAAAACGGAGGTATTGCCATGGATGTGGCAAGCAGCCCGTTAAAAAATATTGGTACGGCCAATGATGTGTTGGAGAAGCTGCCTTTTGTGGTGAAAGAAGGAGATGCATTTACTGTGCTAGGCAAGGGGAAACCTTTGATTTATATTAATAATCGTCTTGTAAGAAACGAGAATGAGCTGGAAAGGCTGGCTTCTGGAAACATCAAAAAGGTGACTGTGATTACTAATCCGGGGCCCGAATACGATGCAACTGTTAGTGCTGTGATCCGTATTGAGGCAATACGCCCTCCGGGTGAGGGGTTGGGCGGGGAACTGTTGGGAGGGATAAAAGCGGCCAGACTGCTTTCTGCCAACGGAAGCCTTGACCTGAATTATCGCAAAAACAAACTGGATCTATTTGCCTATTACGGGTATACCGATGACAGGCGAAAAGTGAAAATGAAATGGGAGCAGAGCCTGAAATCCGACAGTCGGACAACGGGCATAAATAGCGGGGACAAAGAGAGGAGCGGCCGCAGAGAACATTATGTGGAAACCGGACTCAATTATGAGTTCAATGAACATCATTCGGCGGGCGTTCAATATACATACGACGGCACTCCTTATGCGAGAGTGAACATGGGGATGCAGAGCGAAATGTACATTAACGATGCACTTTCCGAAGAATTTCCGACAACAGCTTTGGTAAACATTGACCGGAACTCTCATTTGCTGAATACTTACTATGTAGGCGACTTGTTCAGCTGGCTAAAAGCCCAGCTTGATTTTGATTATGCCAAGGGAAACAATGAGACCCTTCAGAATTCATGGTCGGGACGAGAGACTGATGAAAATGTGAATACCAAATCCCTACAGAATTACCATCTTTACGCCGGCAAACTCAGCCTGATCACTCCTTTGCGGAAAGGCGAACTCAAGTACGGAACGGAATTCAGCCGAACGACCAATGAGCAGAATTATATCGTCATTGATAATGAGGGAGCCGAAGACCTGACTTCAAATACAAATCTCTCCAGGCAGAAGATGTTTGCTGCATTTGCCAATTACTCCAACACTATCGGGAAATGGACATTGGGTGCAGGCGTACGTTTTGAAAATACCGGCTTCGATTATTTTGAGGACGGAACTAAGATGGATGGGCAGAGCCGTACTTATACGGATTTTTTCCCAAATGCTTCTGTGAGCTATCGTACCGAAAGGATACAAATGATGTTGGGCTATCGTTCTACTATCGAACGCCCAAGCTATTACCAGCTCAGGAATAGTGTACAATATGACAATCCATATACTTACGAAGCCGGGAACCCGTATTTGAAACCGACAAGAATAGATGATATCACCTATACGTTGCTGTGGGGGAAGATAAAGGTTATGGCTGCTTACAAGCTGTACGATAACTTCTCATTACTGCTGCCGGGGCAATACGAAGATAAAGATATTATTATGTTCCGCCCCGAGAATTTGAAAAACGTACGCAACTTATCGGCATTCGGCTATTATTCTCCGCACTTCGGAATATGGGAACCTGTAGCGGGTATCGGGATATTGAAAGATATTCTCAGCTATGGGGAAATAGTAAACCGGAGCTACGAAAAGCCCTATTTACGCTATAGTCTGAAAAACACACTTCGTTTGCCTGCCGGATTTACGGTAATGATAGATTTTCAGGGAAATTCGAAGGGACATTCAAGTCTGGATTATATGTATGATAATTTCAGAATGGACATGCAGGTAACGAAGACATTTATGAATGATAAGCTTGTGCTGAATATGAAAGGAACGGATATTACTGGCTCATACCGGCAAAAATACCTGATGGATGTATATCCGGTTACGTCATTCATTAACAAGGATCTCGATAGCCGCTCGTTTCAGCTCTCAATCCGATATAAATTCAATGCTTCAAGAAGCAAATACAAAGGAACTTCGGCTTCCGAGGAAGAAAGACAGCGTATGTAA
- a CDS encoding BT4734/BF3469 family protein has protein sequence MKITLLRKEDTRDVLRIVKLNTALENMKMETRLKPVSTLRQNLQYASNDSRIINIERIPRMVFQTEFERSEDAPLMKAYNGLVMISVGGLGGVREAAAVRRRVSALPQTMVAFIGASARSVKIIVPFSRPDGSLPQTYEEAELFHASAYRWAVSFYQGQLQSYNYRVTLQRPSLESGCRFSYDPDLYFSPDAYPIHLEQPVQMPAERTYRQVVEAETDPLKRMMPGYKRTEIISTLFETSLYAALGEIGNYREGGDVKPLLTELARNCFHSGIPEEEVVGWTMMHFRRKIKEILVRQTVHNVYSVEKYFGKSPCLPLKQSMAIQTDEFMNRRYDFRYNTMSTVVEYREKNTFFFDFRPLTERVLNTIAVNALNEGLDLWDRDVKRWVNSGRVPLFSPIEDFLCDLPLWDGKDRIRALASYVPCENGHWPDFFHRWFLSMVAHWRGTDKKYANSTSPLLIGEQGCGKSTFCLNILPPPLRLYYTDSIDFSRKRDAELQLNRFALINIDEFDQVSANHQGFLKHILQKPVVNTRKPHQTAVQELRRYASFIATSNHADLLTDTSGSRRFICINVTGTIRNDVAINYGQLYAQAVQEIRNGERYWFSPEEEAIMMESNQEFEQQNPAEQLFQQYFCLAEEGEDCEKLLAVEILGRLQKKSGFKLSSTKIVHFGRILRKLNVPMKKAKNGNYYCVKER, from the coding sequence ATGAAAATAACCCTTTTGAGAAAGGAGGATACGCGTGATGTCCTTAGAATAGTAAAGCTGAATACAGCGTTGGAAAACATGAAAATGGAAACCCGTTTAAAACCTGTTTCTACATTGCGGCAAAACCTGCAATATGCCAGTAATGACAGCCGCATTATAAATATTGAGAGAATACCGCGGATGGTTTTTCAAACAGAATTTGAAAGGAGTGAGGATGCCCCTCTTATGAAAGCATACAATGGTCTTGTTATGATAAGTGTAGGAGGGCTGGGCGGTGTTCGTGAAGCTGCCGCAGTTCGCCGCAGGGTGTCTGCTTTGCCGCAAACGATGGTGGCATTTATTGGGGCGAGTGCCCGAAGCGTTAAGATAATCGTTCCGTTTTCTCGTCCGGACGGCTCGTTGCCGCAAACCTATGAAGAAGCCGAATTGTTTCATGCAAGTGCTTACCGATGGGCTGTGAGCTTCTATCAGGGGCAGTTGCAATCTTATAATTACAGAGTAACTTTGCAACGTCCGTCTTTGGAGAGCGGGTGCCGTTTTTCGTATGATCCCGATTTGTATTTCTCCCCCGACGCATATCCCATTCATTTGGAACAGCCCGTGCAGATGCCTGCCGAAAGGACGTACAGGCAAGTGGTTGAGGCTGAAACGGATCCGTTAAAACGCATGATGCCGGGTTATAAGCGAACCGAAATTATATCTACTTTATTTGAAACATCGTTATACGCCGCTCTGGGGGAGATCGGAAATTATCGGGAGGGTGGAGATGTGAAGCCGCTTCTTACGGAGCTGGCACGCAATTGTTTCCATTCGGGCATTCCCGAAGAAGAGGTTGTGGGGTGGACTATGATGCATTTTCGCCGAAAAATAAAGGAGATTCTGGTGAGGCAAACGGTGCATAATGTATATTCGGTAGAAAAATATTTCGGTAAGTCGCCTTGCCTGCCCCTGAAGCAATCGATGGCTATCCAGACGGACGAATTCATGAATCGTCGCTATGATTTTCGCTATAACACCATGTCTACCGTGGTGGAATACAGGGAGAAGAACACCTTCTTTTTTGATTTTCGTCCGTTAACGGAACGCGTGCTGAATACCATTGCGGTGAATGCTTTGAATGAGGGATTGGATCTGTGGGACAGGGATGTGAAACGTTGGGTAAACTCGGGACGTGTGCCGTTGTTTTCGCCCATTGAAGATTTTTTGTGCGATTTGCCCCTATGGGACGGTAAAGACCGCATCCGTGCGCTGGCCTCTTATGTGCCTTGTGAAAACGGACATTGGCCCGATTTCTTTCATCGCTGGTTCTTATCCATGGTGGCTCATTGGCGCGGAACAGATAAAAAATACGCCAACTCCACGTCGCCTCTGCTCATTGGCGAACAAGGATGCGGGAAGTCTACTTTTTGTTTGAATATTCTGCCGCCGCCCCTTCGTCTGTATTATACGGACAGCATAGACTTTAGCCGTAAGCGTGATGCGGAGTTGCAGCTCAACCGTTTTGCGCTGATCAACATTGACGAGTTCGACCAGGTCAGTGCCAATCATCAGGGCTTTTTGAAACATATTTTGCAAAAGCCGGTGGTGAATACGCGCAAACCCCACCAGACGGCGGTGCAGGAATTGCGGCGCTATGCTTCTTTTATAGCAACCAGTAACCATGCCGATCTGCTGACGGACACTTCCGGAAGTCGTCGTTTTATTTGCATCAACGTAACGGGCACAATCCGCAATGATGTGGCGATTAATTACGGACAACTGTATGCTCAGGCGGTGCAGGAGATACGAAATGGCGAGCGGTACTGGTTCTCGCCCGAGGAGGAAGCCATTATGATGGAAAGCAATCAGGAATTTGAGCAGCAGAACCCTGCGGAGCAATTGTTTCAACAATATTTTTGCCTTGCAGAGGAGGGGGAAGACTGTGAGAAACTACTGGCTGTTGAAATACTGGGACGGTTACAGAAAAAAAGCGGATTCAAACTCTCATCAACGAAAATAGTACACTTCGGGCGCATACTCAGAAAGCTGAATGTGCCGATGAAAAAGGCCAAAAACGGTAATTATTACTGTGTAAAGGAACGCTGA